Proteins encoded together in one Benincasa hispida cultivar B227 chromosome 1, ASM972705v1, whole genome shotgun sequence window:
- the LOC120080455 gene encoding uncharacterized protein LOC120080455 yields MAQSYEQGEGQPAAGLRWGMRRGIQFRRRRMPVARLGGKRSGRIVAWGRMLRKIRLRWVKVKCIAMVKKIKKYYTSLMKDIMEGGAYGYAADSYQHRLLMETSFAIPILGVSLSTHSSILATTS; encoded by the coding sequence ATGGCTCAAAGCTATGAGCAGGGAGAAGGGCAGCCTGCGGCGGGGCTGCGGTGGGGGATGCGTCGGGGGATTCAATTTCGGAGGCGACGAATGCCCGTGGCACGGCTCGGGGGGAAGAGATCGGGGCGGATCGTGGCGTGGGGGAGGATGCTGAGGAAGATAAGACTGAGATGGGTGAAAGTGAAATGCATAGCCATGGTGAAGAAGATTAAAAAGTACTACACAAGCTTGATGAAGGATATAATGGAAGGAGGAGCATATGGGTATGCTGCTGACTCATATCAACACAGGCTTCTCATGGAGACTTCTTTTGCAATTCCAATTCTGGGTGTCTCTCTCTCCACTCATTCCAGTATTCTTGCTACAACTTCATAA